From the Hoplias malabaricus isolate fHopMal1 chromosome 6, fHopMal1.hap1, whole genome shotgun sequence genome, the window AACACAATGTCATCATGTTTCGCACCTCCAAAGTTGTAAGTATGAATTGAGGAGGATGTGAATCCAGCATATATTCCAATGTGTCTATAGTTTTATGCAAGGATAAGCAAAGTAGAGGATAAAAcagtaaattacatttatatatcttttaaaatttgaaatGGCATTTACTCACATTTATCATATTTACTGATTATTTTTGGAGTTAAGTCAGTCTGTTACTGAGGGAATCTCTCTAATTTCACCCTTCATTAATCTCACTAATATCTAaaggatgtttaaaatataccaCTGATGAAATAAAAAGTAACACCTACAACAAaagttttatgtaaattaaataaataggaATATATTTGAACTTTGGAAAGAATGAAGAATCTAACAGCTCTTTGTAAAGATCTCTGCTCCAGGAAGAGCTTGGTTTTTTCAAAATTTAATTTTTGATCTTGTTTTACTAATGATATGAAATGGAAACAGAAGTATtggttattaattatataaatatagtaCAGCTGTACTATAACAACTGAATCCTATATTAACTTTATTGTGGTTGATACATGCATAGTTTTCTTACATTATTGGCTTACATACTTATTCATCTATCCTTGTAGACTGAGGTGAAGTTGGCAGAGTACCACAAACAGGCACGCATCCTGAAGCTTATTCCCCAATCTGCAGAGAATGCCTGCGGCCATGATTTTGAGATCAAAACTCTTGATGACTATGTGCCCACCACTGCTACGCTGATCAGAACCCAGATACAGGTACAAAAAACAACTTCCACACCAAAGCCAAAATCTGAATAAATTCTCTACTGTCATTCTGATTCTCTAATTCATGATTCATGTAGAATCCTCTTAAAAACATGATCTCAGATGTAGAAGATAAGTTCAGCAGTCTGACAAATATGAAGCTCAGCCtagaggagacagtggagcagGTATGAAAATTCGTCTACATGTAATTTTAGCTTCATTTATTAAAGTCACAATGGGTGATTTATCTTTGTTTTGGCAATTTTGTATGGATGTTcattttcacaaaatgtaaTGTATGCATTGGCAATTTGACATTCAGAGAAATTATAAGTTAATTAACTCATCTTATTTTAGGTAAAGTCTGACATATCTGAGAAATTGAATGATTTAAAGCTGATAAAAGAGCAGATCCGCAGATTGGACCAGCAGATGGAGCATGACATGCAGGTATGTCAGTTACAGCTGTTACTTGAAATATTTAAGGGGAAGCCTTGTGATATTCATTATAGTTTTATAACAGACTACCTCCTGGTTATTTTGTTCAAAGTGTTGATGTATGATAAATGTCTGCTGCTGCAAATGGAATTAAAGTTCATTAGCTTGTCATGATGAACATATTTGCCAAATTTTGGTTTGAGTAGGAGAGGGCTCAGGAAGAAGAAAATTGGGCAGCAGAGGTGGACTCTgctgaaagaaacaaaaagctGCTAGAAAAGAAGGTCATGGATGGCTATGAGGAGGCAGAAGAGCAACTGAAATCTGCACAACTACAGTGAGATTTCATATATAATATTACTTCTAtcatgtcacagtcacactgatccagtggcctggaggttatgggtttaagtcctgcttcaggtgactgtgaggagtttgtgttctcccacggtccgaaaacacactttggtaggtggattggcgactcaagtgtccataggtgtgaatgtgtcaccctgtgaaagactgctgccccctccagggtgtgttccttgtgcacagtgattctggttaggcttcggacaatgaatgtatgaaaatatacaaattatatatttattaaatgtgtatatgtatattagATAGTTTTCCTGTCAACAAATtaggaagaaaaacaaatggtCTGTGTTCTTCCATTAGGTACCACTTAGTTCTTCAAGAAACCACAGAGGAGAGCCGGTTGATGGCAAACAATTTGACCCAAGTCTTCAGTGTTGCAGCCAATCACTTGGACATAGTGGAGGTAAGAAAGACTATGTCACTAAAATGTTCAATTACGAGATATTAGTTATGAAATAGCAAAATGAATTTGATCCTCAATTAGTGGCACAATCCATTAAAAGTTTCTGAAAATATTAGCAAGTTTTAAATTGTGGGCTCTGATATCCTTAATAATCCAAATGTGAAAATAGTAGTAAATATGCAGTTATGCTGTGTAACCTACATTTGGAAACCAAAAACACTGATGCAGTGGTTTTCTGTGACATTTTCTTCTCTAATTTTCAGAAACACTGCAATGACCAACTTAAAAAGATGGACAAGCTGGATGAAATTATCGCTGAAGACAAGGCAGATCTGCAAAAAATGAAGGAAATGATAGATGACTTTGTTTCTAGAGCACAAAGCTTTCAGTGAGGGGAATTAGGAGATGATTTGTGAATACTGTTGCACTTGCTACTTGACTGATTTGCacttttaaaattgtaaaatctgtaaactgtttaaaaattctcttttttaataaaatttctCAGTTAATGCAAAACCTGTTATGAATGTTTTATGGGTGGATTGGAATTGTAATCCCGATACAGTGGGTACAATCTCTTGAAGGACACATTTTTTGTTATAACAGGAATTCTCCAATAATTCCCCGTgtgatcattttatttatttattatgcacTTTTACAGTTCAATGATTTGTGCAATTTATAAAAGATACTCTGTGTAGGCTACAAATGCAATCCTACAGTTACATGGATCAGTTCTTTAGGCTGCATGTGCAGAACAATCTGTTTATATCACCCTATCTGAAAGTCAGTTTAATGTTAGTTTTCCTGTTTCTTGTAAGCTTGCATGCTAATAATTTGACAGTATCCCGTTTATGAGCTCTTTACTGACAATTCGAGTTCAGCCCCCACTCCTTGGATAAATCTTTGATGAATGCCTTTAAAATGTTGGCCAAAACAAGACAAACTCAGACCGAACTACTTAAATTCAGCCATGAAGGTGTATGTTTTTTTCATAAGATAGCTAAAATATTTAGACATTCACAATACATTTGTTTTGAATTTTAACTGAGTTCATTGattcgtcttttttttttttttggttcatatttaaaagccagttaaaagtgaatatttcagtgaaaataaACATTGGATAAAGTAAATAGAATTAAGGAGAATTACATCAAATCCGTGAATGACGAGCTTTATAAAATTATGCTGCTTTCATAATTAAAAAGGTTCACTGATTACAGTTTTCGCAGTAACTTGGGCTGCGACTTAATCTGTTAGATTTTTCGCTATGTAGTGCAATACAAAATCACCAAACGTTAGCTTTTAATAATCAAATTGTTTGACTAAATGCAAAACAGTTCTCCGATATGTACCTATGAAACATAAATATACTACTATATAGCTTGTAGAGAACATCCAAAATCCCGGCATCCAAAACCCCCCTAATATTTGTATGCAGCTTTACATAATGGTCATTTATAAAAAGATATCCATACAACAAAGAGATATCAGTTCAGGTTTTACAATAGTATGTACCTATGAAAAAAGTAGTGATATTACTGCATAGTTTTTCAATAAATGGCATTCAAAATCCCCATCATTTGTAAATAGTCCTTAATGATTGGTAATGATTCTTCAGTGTTTATGGTGTAGGCAGTATGAGCAGAGCAGCATTAATGCCTCACAGGCAAATCATCTCCGATCTTTCACACCCTGGACACCACCTGTTGTAGCACCTCCCCTTAAGCCGGTGCTTTAGCAAAATGAGGATCAGGACAACCAGGCTACAGAAatgcttcttcccacatgctaacACACTCCTGAACAGTTAGACACCATACACTTAGTCATCTGGGTGTTTTCTGCTGCAGTTTTCCTACTGCACTTTATATTCCTgggtgtatatattttttatatgggttttatattatatatatatatatatatatatatatatacacagagtgtgttctctctctctctctatatatatatatatatatatattacagtgtaaaataaaaccacaaaaTATTAGTATCTGGGGTTAAATTGGGATTTTGTAATCGAcacaattttaatataaaattaaatgataTAATACAATATGGTACAATTGCATTTCCTAATTTAGGGTACCATCACAGTGACATTTTTTCTGGCAGTGTACATGTAACCACTTAgattgctgtggccatttataaTCTGCTCAGCGACCAGCTACCATTAACAAATAATCAAAACCACTAACTGCATCACTAACTGCCTAAGGTAGGCAGCTTCCCTTCTGAGTGTTTTGCGGAATTAAGGCCCCCACATCCGCAGAGCTGCAAAGTAGCACCGTAGCACAACTCGGCAGAACACCacgttttattttaaaacgtaTACCTTAAGTGAACACTGTGAGGCGTTAATGCTGCTCTGCTCATGCTGCCTACGCCATAAACACTGAAGAAGTGAAGGAACAGGAAGGAGAATATGGCGGCGGTGATATCTGTCTCCCGTGTCCTCGGAAAAAAGGTCTTTCCATCGATTAGTGTAAGTTAGAAAAATATTTCACCTAAATTGCATTTATATAGTTTGGTTGTCAGCGTATGTCAGCGTTTTGTACGTGTTTTTTAATATGTCAATACCGGTTACCCAACCTGTTTCCCAGATAAGGTAAGTAACCTTGCAGGTTCGCACTGTTGTAAATGATTAGTGATGTATTATGTCTTAAAAAACACGTGATTCAGTGTTTTATATAGACACTGTTTCGGTATGTCGTTTCATCATTATCATTGAAAATCGTTGAAATTTGAGTGGTTATTTTTTTAACGCATTGATGGTTTTATCAGCGTGATACGCCAATTAATAATATTGCTACTTTATATAATTGACACTGTTGCATCGTTTCGAAATTGTCAGGTGCTTTCCCTGAGAGCAaagagacggcggaccactgttgttccactgagggagaagttggaggtccactagtgttttacacagcgttttctgggcggaccgctgcTGATTAAACATACTTTTAGACAAAATGGCACATTTCAGCACTTCTCTATTCAcagtcaaattatttttttccttcataaaGTTCTTTTTccttattctttataaataagattagtaagtaattttaatcagcacagtgtcaacattttcatcatttaatcattttatatcaggcttatactcattattatatctctttatagttgttggtaatatttgtgttagtgtgttttccagaataaaagtctctgtgaatgtaaaatctgtttgaggagattttaaatgaagtatatcctgtacaggacagtaatctgagtggtccaatGGTGACAGCCCTTTTATGacagtggactgatatatgctcGCAATGCAATCTATGTACatcaaaagaacaaacaaaacagcctcaatatttattagtaaaacaaaatatgtccattaaatggaaaaaaaatcatgatcTTCATTCCTAAAAAATTGTTCActtaaaataaatctttcaCACCATTCAATCCATCGTCTATATTATGTTGGTGAATGTTCTGAGTACACTGACACTTGTATGAAGTAGGTTATTAGCATTAATAAATCATGCTGTGTTTTTTCTTGAACTATgcaataattataaataaatgtgatgtttaatatttataaatcctTATATTTTTGTTGGGATTTtggggatttttaaaaaatagaatgttttcatttttagtttttattgattatttgtgtgtgtgtatatatgtgtatatatatatatatgtatatgtatgtatatatgtgtgtatatgtcgcACAGCCCTTGATAAGGAGCCAATGAATATTCAACTCTATGCGAAGGAGATGTGTTGCACTGCGTGAGGTAAATGGTGGTCAGACCAGATACTGACTGGTTTTCAGACTGGTCTAGACACCCCCCAATACAGTAAAAGTAAACTGCACAATTTATAGTGGCCTAAGGCACACCTTTGCAATAATCATGCTGTCTAATCAGCATATTCatatgccacacctgtgaggtgGATGAATCTCGGCAAAGTAGAAGTGCTTACTAACACAGGTTTACATGTATTCGTGTAAGGTATTAAAGgtaaattaacaggctttccaactgtataagacttattgccaagaagcattacAAGTAagtaatctaccaaacacaaatttccttatttttgtgctaagtttatgtttagtttacaaaataaaaatttagATCAGGGCAATAATTGTAAAATTCAAATACTGTTAACAATAAAGTCACTCCATATAGAGAATGGGATTGGGTTTTATACAGAACTTTACTATTCCCATCAACTAATATTCCACTAGTTAACACTGATTCACATGAAAATACAGTCAGAATCCCACACATTCTCAATCATACAGATTTTTCACTGCATTGTAAAATATGAAATCCAACTTCTTCCTCGCTTGCATCAACCTCTTAAAAACCAAAAATACATCACAGTCCTGACCATAGTCCAGTTTTCTCTTTCTACTGAAATAAATAGTAGTCTTGGCCcaaaaaattagaaaaaaaaaaaaaatgcatgtaaaATACTCCACTGTAAATCTCCAGCTGCTTTGATCATATAAGTTCTTCATGCAAGTTTGACCTGTGTGGTTAAAATGTGCCCTGCAGGGACTGTCCCTCTGGCCTGAGAGTATCTGGTTAAAAACTTTAACACACCCCTTGTACATGGCCTCCAACTGCATGTCAATTATGCCCCCCATTGCTAATAATGGTCCCTGCCTATTGATATTGTGGCTGACCCACAAACACGGAAAATCATTTTCTATCAGTGGTTCTGTCATGTTCCTCTCTTGGTAAAAACAGTATGTTTTGCTTTCCAAATCCAGTGAAGCATAGGCTCAGTGGTCAATGAATACAGCATTTCTGACACCCTTATCTAAGATGATGACTCATTTTGAAAGGAGCACACGAACCACTACTGACCTTTTGAACACTGTCAATGTCACTGTACCCGTGTGAAAggaattttttaaatcaaaaataGATCTGCCGAGCACACAGTAGACCTGACCCGTATGTATGGCCTGAACAAACAGGACTGCTCATTTATGGTCTCGAGACTGACCTTTGAAAATTCTCTTAAGAAAGCTGATTAGAAAAAAAGCAGTGGGCCATCTTTGCTTGCAaagaatgaaatatattttggctgtttctataaacattttaatttccGTTTTTTGTAATGGAATGTGTGAAAACAGCATAATTTGTCTATTCTATGAAATTTTCACTGTCATTTTGCCCAGCCCTtctttttttggtgtgtgttgtatgtatgtatatatttacaacATGCATTCAGGTTGACAAGTAAGAAGTTTgtaagcattttttaaatttattttggcACTTAACTGCAGGTTCAAGtgaatttaaaaattatgatcTGAAAAAGATTTTGTAGCTTCTTTTGGTCTTCTAATAAGTCCtttcattaaacacattaacatgTTCAATTTATTATCAAAACCTTTTTTTGTTTCATGCTTAAAGAAattttttttgtgatatttctttaatatattttaaatagtttCTGTCCATTAACTCATTTGAGATTTACTTTTGCAACATTTGTCAAATACTATTTGCAGCGTATCTTTTAAATATgataaatgtgttgtttttgtttttttgtagtaTTCCGCAGTTTACTCAGCTAACAGCCGCAAACTTCATTTCTCTATTTATGGAAAAAGGGGAGAAGCTAAAACCTCTGATGCTGTAAgtaaaatttgtattttattatttttgatcaTTGTTATCCAAGgggtaaaatatgtttaatttaaatatatttggtaTACTTCTATGCACTCATGATTTAATGTCTTAAAAGTGTTTAATGTTTGGTGTACTAACTATGCACTTAGTATGCAAATTATATATATCGTTAATGCTactaaaacacaataaaataaaactgtgttcTAACTGTACTAATTTGAGACACCATTAAGATATACTTAAAGAAGCAATCTGTAATAAATTTACTGTACTTGGTCATAAAATGTCTAGGGTGTGTGACCaaagattaaggaaacagtcaaagctaaaacaatgCTGCCTCTCATAgcattgctgaagcaaaatattcTTTTTGAGAAGTTCCCAGTCCGGAGCGGAGCTCAGAGGTCCTGCCTGTGATCCCACCCTCTGTCCTGCCTGTGATCCCGCAATTTGTCCAATAATTTTACATTCCAAACCTATTGCTGTAAGGTCTAAAAACTAGAGATTGACCAATATGGGTTTTTCTATAACCAATGCCAATGTTAAGAGGTCAGAGTCAGCCAATGGCCGATATGtgctgctgattttttttttttttttttttttttttttttttttttttgccgatATCTAGAAGTTTTTCGCTTTATTTGCATGCTAAAATGTCACTAATAATAAGTAGACGTACAACATTTCTGAACTtaactgatttttatttataaagatgGTTCAATAAATGATGTTAAGTAGATTATAGTGCTgctaaaacaattattttatatatatatatatatatatatatatatatatatatatatatatatataaaacaaagtcAAAGTAACCAACTGTggggaatttatttatttattatttattatttatttatttatttatttttgtgtactTGATTTAGCAgcatcaaaaatatattttagtgcAAATAACACCCCTCATTTTTGAGTGAAgcaaattatgtaaatattacagAACTATATAAAAAGGAATGTGATTTAACTTAAGCTCAAATGCAGTCCCTGGTTTTTACTCACACTACCCAATGAATATTCCCAATCTCTCTAAATGCTCCCTTGCTGGGAACAGAGGAGGGGGGTGGACAGAGGAATTTCCTTGCCAGTGGTGGATTTGATTTTTGTTCCGCAATTAGACAGCAATTATTAATCAGAAGAAACATTCATGGTTAGCATTTTAGTAGTGCCTTCAACTTCAGTTCAGTCTATAATTtctatattttgtacacattaaTGCAATTACACTTTAATACTTTTTGAAAAGAAAAGTGTAAAAGAACCAAAACCATTCACTGTGGTGTTTTTGTAGTTAACAGATTGCTTATAAGTTACAAATCAAATTACCATAATCTAGTAATCACAAAAAACTGTGCTAAACCCTTAGTGATTTCGGACATTCTTGTCAGTTAACGTTAGACAGGTTTACCGAGCATAATAATGGTCGATATGTATATATGCAGTCATTGGTTGGAACACATCACTTTATCAGGCTAATGTccatttttatttgcattacaCAGTTGATAGAAAAGCATGCAGATGTGCATATTATTAAGCTGAGTTTTCAGTAATGCGTATAAGTTGGATGGAAACCCTGCTATTATCTGCATCAACTACAccttgagagagagagcctcATGCACATGTAATATCATgcaaagttgatttatttcagtaattccattcagaaagtgaaatttgtatattatactcattcattacacacagactgatataatcatcaaattaaaataaatacatttttgaaatataactgtcaactaatgaaaaccccaaattcagcaTCTCAGAAAAATTAGAAAATTGTGAAaatgttcaatattgaagacacctggcgccacactgtaatcagctaattaactcaaaacacatgcaaaggcctttaaatggtctcccagtctagttctgtaggctccacaatcataggaaagactgctgacttgacagttgtccaaaaggtGACCATTGACAtcttacacaagcagagcaagacacaaaatgtcattgctaaagaggctgctgttcacagagctgtctccaagctcattaatagagaagtgaagggaaggaaagatgtggtagaaagaAGTGTACAAgcgataaccgcaccctggagaggactgtgaaacaaaacccattcaaaaatgtaggggagattcacaaagactggactgtagctggagtcagtgcttcaagaaccaccacacagacgtatgtaAGACATGGGGTTCagtgtcgcattccttgtgtcaaaccactcttgaacaagagacagcatcagaaatGCCtcccctgggctaaagacaaaaaggactggactgctgctgagtggtccaaagtttatttttttatttattccaaagtaaattttaatttttcctttggaaatcaaggtcccagagtctggaggaagagaggagatgcacagaatccacattgcttgaggtccagtgtaaagtttccacagtcagtgatggtttggggtgccctGTCATCTGCTGaagttggtccactgtgttttctgaggttcaAGGTAGACGGCTGCGTTGACCAGGAAGTTTCAGAGCACTTGCAGAGAACATGCTTCCTGCAgttgaccaactttatggagatgcagatttcattttcaaacAGGTCTTGGCACCTTGtcagttatcatcatcaaattaaaataaataaactcttgaaatatatcagtctgtgtgtaatgaatgagtataatatacaagtttcactttttgaatggaattacttaaataaatcaactctttcaaattttatgaccagcacctgtactaCTACTTCACAGTTTATGCCTTCAACTACTCACAGAGAAACTTCCACAATGTTTTTGAATAGCTGTGTTTGAGACGGTGCTATACCCACATCTCAAACTGAGATTGTTTAATAGTTGGAGACAGGCTAACTGTTTACCAGCCGTAGAATTTTGATTCTCATTGACACTTAATCTGAACCAGGCTGTTGAACTTGTCTGTGGTCCCCTTCCTGGTCCACTCAGCTGGCTTTTGTTGTGTTCATGGAACTGCTGATCATCATCCTCAGCAGGAGCCGAATTGCTGTTGGAGTCATATTGACTAGGTGTCTGTCTTGTGACACTTCTGGTTTATGGCCTGGAAATGCCACTTGATCTTATCTCTGTTGCAGAGTCTAGTTGGGCTTGACTCTGTATTTGCTGATCTTGTGGTTGTAATGTCTGTGGTCCCAGTAAGAGTGGACCTCTGGAGCAGGGGTTTAGATGAATCCACATACTCTTGCCTTCAACTCTGACTGCTGTGGGTGTGGCGAGGAACACTTTAAATGGTCCTTCCTGCCTTGGCTCTTGCCAACACCTTCTGAAGACACTTGTGTAGACATAATCACCGGGCAGAACTTCCTGTGGATTTCAGTTAAGCATTTAACATAgtgatgcattttttttttcagcatggCCAAATTGGGTCCTTTGTTTGGGGCTCTGAGATATGTGCAAGGCATTGGTCTATCAGTCAACATTTCATGTGGAGATACATGTATGTCATGATTTGTTGAAATCCTTATGCTCATATGCCAAAGGCAAAACATTAAGCCAATTATCTATTTGCCCACTCTTTGCACACTTTAgcaattttagattttaaagttcaattttttttctttcatccaTGGCTTCTGACTTGGGATGATACAGACAGCCTAGCCTGTGTTTTATTGTTAAGGCTTGTGTGATAATGTTAATAACTTGGTTTACAAAATGTGGACCATTGTCAGAGAGATGTTTATCTGGTATGCCAAATCTGGGAAACTTAGCAGGACACTGGCTGCAGATTCTGCATCTTCTTTAGCTATTGCATGTGCTTCCACCCATCTACTGAATACATAAGTTACAATTAACACATCCGTGTATCCATGCTAtccataattattattatggaATGTGTCCTAATGGAGTAGTTATAGATTTTCTACAGTTATAAATTGTATACAAACttaacaattatttaaaaagtgatCAACACAATGTATTAAAGTTTTAATGGGTCTACATATataggacattttttttttaaaaccacatATTATGAACACCAACTGCTCTTCTTTTACGCCATAAACCTTTCTAAAATTGACTAGAAATTTCTTTCAGGCTGGTTAAATCTGCTATGAACTTCTTCTTCTGTACCTCTATATACTATTGGGCCTACAAGGCACTGTAAGACTGCAGAAGCTGCTTCCCTTGCTTGTTGATCAACACAATTATTGCCTCTAATGATTAGGGAACCATCTGTTCTGTGTCCTGCACATTTTACAATAGCTTGCTTAGTTGGAAATTGCATAGCATTTAGTAAGTCTCATATTGCCTGACCATGTGCCATTACCCCATCAGCCCTTACAAACCCTCTTTGagttgaaatatatatatggctTCAGCTgacaaagcttgggttccaccgACACTCCACACACTAGCTATTTCAACCATAGAAAACCCGGACAGAGTGAATGCTGGCACgttttgctgctgctgctcgtCTGTAATTTTAAACTTTTAGTTGTCTAGCCTAGTGGACTAAAGGACTTTTCGATTGTTCAGACAGTATCAACCATTGTCTATTTTAACAAGATTAACGATTTAGCCAACACCTTTGACTGGGGTATACGGACTATTAATTCTTTTACCTGTTCTGCTTTGGCCATCGAGACCCTCCTGCCTCCTCTCACCTGTCCAAGCTGCCCGAAAATGTTAACAGGCAGGACTCATCTGGTCAGTGCTTCTTTGGGCTCAGTTGGCATATATTCATCAAACCGAGATGGGTCTGCGGCAGTACTCTGTTACCGAGCTTCTCCGGCTGCGTTTTCACCACCTGTCTGCACCTCTGCTGGCTTCATTATTGCTCCACTTGGACATAACATTCCTGCCACACTGGAGATATGTCCATTGCGGATCTCGCTGAACTTTCCAACAAGACCCAACGAAAACAATAAAATCCATCTGGTCAACTTCTCGTCGACCCTTAAATCGTCAAACCGGCCGGGTCACTGACCATGGTGTGCTAGCCTGCCTAGCCCGGTCACCGTTAACTTCCGTCTGCTCAACATCTGCTCACTTACAAGCAAGGGACATCTCATCCAGGATCTCCTCATTGGCCAAAAAAAttgattttctttgtttaacTGAAACTTGGCAACAACCCAA encodes:
- the LOC136699072 gene encoding kinetochore protein NDC80 homolog, which codes for MFRTSKVTEVKLAEYHKQARILKLIPQSAENACGHDFEIKTLDDYVPTTATLIRTQIQNPLKNMISDVEDKFSSLTNMKLSLEETVEQVKSDISEKLNDLKLIKEQIRRLDQQMEHDMQERAQEEENWAAEVDSAERNKKLLEKKVMDGYEEAEEQLKSAQLQYHLVLQETTEESRLMANNLTQVFSVAANHLDIVEKHCNDQLKKMDKLDEIIAEDKADLQKMKEMIDDFVSRAQSFQ